One window of Nocardia nova SH22a genomic DNA carries:
- a CDS encoding glutamine synthetase, whose translation MSSDRFEEMTSVSRVRVEATNQDGVLIGKTLSPAKYRSCREKGIALPDLALGLDLNNQSALGFGFPEWRRNGTMTDIELRPDESTLVEWKPGLASVIGDLWTLRGEPIGADPRQALKRITAAYAEQGLSILASVEIEATVFQESIEQARAQQYQNLTPLGGNAGAALVHAKSPDYVEYVEAVVARFDEIGIPWEAYSDEAASGQIEFNIAPAEPVTAADRWARARQIMREVAYDLGRSITFMSKWSAAYGQGAHLNVSVSDENGNIFFDANTPAEPSERMRHFLGGVMATLEASTSFALPTITSYRRLMELEGPPTTQTWGVANKSCAVRAVLAGDSATRLEYRLPSADSNMYCTLAAFLAGGLLGLDEKSTPPAPFEQMAWALVPGSVPAVPKNLYDAVAALDADDRLRRYLGDEFVDYWVGHRRWEWLSFHTEAERDDAQLSVWEFLRYFELA comes from the coding sequence GTGAGCTCTGACCGTTTCGAAGAAATGACCTCGGTGTCGCGCGTGCGAGTCGAGGCGACCAACCAGGACGGCGTCCTGATCGGCAAGACGCTCTCGCCGGCGAAATACCGCTCGTGCCGGGAGAAGGGCATCGCGCTGCCCGACCTGGCCCTGGGGCTGGACCTGAACAACCAATCCGCGCTCGGCTTCGGCTTCCCGGAGTGGCGGCGCAACGGCACGATGACCGACATCGAGCTCCGGCCCGACGAGAGCACGCTGGTCGAATGGAAGCCCGGCCTGGCCTCGGTGATCGGCGACCTGTGGACCCTGCGGGGTGAGCCCATCGGGGCGGACCCCCGCCAGGCGCTCAAGCGCATCACGGCCGCGTATGCGGAGCAGGGCCTGAGCATCCTGGCGTCGGTCGAGATCGAGGCGACGGTCTTCCAGGAGTCCATCGAACAGGCGCGCGCCCAGCAGTACCAGAACCTCACACCGCTCGGCGGCAACGCCGGAGCCGCACTGGTGCATGCGAAGTCGCCCGATTACGTGGAATACGTGGAGGCGGTCGTCGCCCGGTTCGACGAGATCGGGATTCCCTGGGAGGCGTATTCCGACGAGGCCGCCAGCGGTCAGATCGAATTCAACATCGCCCCCGCCGAACCGGTCACCGCCGCGGACCGGTGGGCGCGCGCCCGCCAGATCATGCGCGAGGTCGCCTACGACCTCGGCCGGTCGATCACCTTCATGTCGAAGTGGTCCGCGGCGTACGGGCAGGGCGCTCACCTCAACGTCTCGGTCAGCGACGAGAACGGCAACATCTTCTTCGACGCCAATACGCCCGCCGAGCCCAGCGAGCGCATGCGGCACTTCCTCGGCGGCGTGATGGCGACGCTCGAGGCGTCGACCAGCTTCGCCCTGCCGACCATCACCTCCTACCGGCGGCTGATGGAGCTCGAAGGCCCCCCGACCACCCAGACGTGGGGCGTCGCGAACAAGTCGTGTGCGGTGCGCGCGGTGCTGGCCGGTGACTCCGCGACACGTCTCGAGTACCGCCTGCCCTCCGCCGACTCCAACATGTACTGCACGCTGGCCGCGTTCCTGGCCGGCGGCCTGCTGGGACTCGACGAGAAGTCCACGCCGCCCGCACCTTTCGAGCAGATGGCCTGGGCGCTGGTGCCCGGCAGCGTGCCCGCGGTCCCGAAGAACCTCTACGACGCGGTCGCCGCGCTGGATGCCGACGATCGGCTACGCCGGTATCTCGGTGACGAATTCGTCGACTACTGGGTCGGTCATCGCCGCTGGGAATGGCTGTCCTTCCACACCGAGGCCGAGCGCGACGACGCCCAGCTGTCGGTCTGGGAGTTCCTCCGCTATTTCGAACTCGCATGA
- a CDS encoding alpha/beta hydrolase translates to MGLTTTAMLDLLDPDARAFAQALLDQAPEPPYARYGVAGMRSIFDSAGPAPHPIRPVHSVEERTVDGPGGPLRVRCYRPSPAPQRPALIYIHGGGFVVGTLNGVDDVCRLLCLEAECVVISVEYRRAPEHVFPAAADDCLRAYDWVRCEAESLGIDPDRIALAGDSAGGNLALSVCTALADARRAMPKALVLAYPATSNTHAGPSWDAFEHAPILCKADALWFWSNYAADTAADLDPRAVPALSNTLHALPPTFLVSAEVDVLRSDYEHFAAMASRAGAEVEVRQYDGVMHSFFTEVAAIDKARRAVADAAGHLRTHFGD, encoded by the coding sequence ATGGGCCTGACCACAACCGCGATGCTCGACCTGCTCGACCCGGACGCGCGCGCGTTCGCGCAAGCACTGCTCGATCAGGCGCCGGAACCGCCCTACGCCCGGTACGGCGTGGCGGGCATGCGGTCGATCTTCGACTCGGCCGGCCCCGCGCCTCATCCGATACGGCCGGTGCACAGCGTCGAAGAGCGCACCGTCGACGGTCCCGGCGGTCCGCTGCGAGTGCGGTGTTACCGCCCATCGCCTGCACCTCAGCGGCCCGCTCTGATCTACATCCACGGCGGCGGATTCGTCGTGGGGACATTGAACGGCGTCGACGATGTCTGCAGATTGCTGTGCCTCGAGGCCGAATGCGTCGTCATCTCGGTCGAGTACCGGCGGGCTCCCGAGCACGTCTTTCCCGCGGCGGCGGACGATTGCCTCCGTGCCTACGACTGGGTCCGGTGCGAGGCCGAGTCACTCGGTATCGACCCGGACCGCATCGCACTGGCCGGTGACAGCGCCGGGGGGAATCTCGCGCTGTCGGTGTGCACCGCCTTGGCCGACGCCCGGCGCGCCATGCCGAAAGCGCTCGTCCTCGCCTATCCCGCGACATCGAACACCCACGCGGGCCCGTCCTGGGACGCCTTCGAACATGCGCCGATCCTCTGCAAGGCCGACGCGCTGTGGTTCTGGTCGAACTATGCCGCGGACACCGCGGCGGATCTGGATCCGCGTGCTGTGCCCGCGCTGTCGAATACGCTCCACGCTCTGCCGCCCACCTTCCTCGTGTCGGCCGAAGTGGACGTATTGCGTTCGGACTACGAGCATTTCGCCGCCATGGCCTCGCGTGCGGGTGCCGAAGTGGAAGTCCGTCAGTACGACGGTGTCATGCACAGCTTTTTCACCGAGGTCGCCGCTATCGACAAAGCCAGGCGTGCTGTCGCCGACGCGGCCGGCCATCTGCGGACGCATTTCGGAGATTGA
- a CDS encoding dihydrodipicolinate reductase, which produces MTRAERAGLEVVVVGLGATGLAIVESLVPRADCALVGALDIRPELLGVDLASLVAGAPAVPVVSSADELPHADVAVVATSSWLDGIEPTITALLERGMNVVSICEELREPGLSHPETVARLDRVAREHGVSVLGTGCNPGMLMDTLPLVLSGLTTEVHRVAVRRTADMSRYGAILQKFGLGLTPAEFDTRQRSGQVMGHVGFDQSIAALARGLEWTLDGVEVDPVERDLVAGTERAGEHLAVPAGTVAGVVHRARGMRAGEPVIELATHFGIFGDEDHVARGDALTIVGREQTIEVIAPGGYESFLSTVAMACNAVSAVVAAEPGFRTILDLPVSALASKGARTVRTA; this is translated from the coding sequence ATGACGCGGGCGGAGCGGGCCGGGCTCGAGGTCGTGGTCGTCGGTCTGGGTGCGACCGGTCTCGCCATCGTCGAGTCTCTCGTCCCGCGTGCGGACTGTGCGCTGGTGGGGGCTTTGGACATCCGGCCTGAGTTGCTGGGCGTCGATCTCGCATCGCTGGTCGCGGGCGCCCCCGCGGTGCCGGTCGTCTCGTCGGCAGACGAGCTGCCGCACGCCGATGTCGCCGTCGTCGCCACGTCGTCGTGGCTCGACGGAATCGAGCCCACGATCACCGCGCTCCTCGAGCGGGGGATGAACGTGGTTTCCATCTGCGAGGAGCTTCGCGAGCCGGGGCTGAGCCACCCCGAGACCGTGGCTCGGCTGGACCGGGTCGCGCGGGAGCACGGCGTCTCCGTACTGGGCACCGGCTGCAACCCCGGCATGCTCATGGACACACTGCCGCTGGTGCTCAGCGGACTGACCACCGAGGTCCACCGGGTGGCGGTGCGCCGGACGGCGGATATGAGTCGCTACGGCGCCATCCTGCAGAAGTTCGGCCTCGGCCTGACGCCGGCGGAGTTCGATACGCGGCAGCGGTCGGGCCAGGTGATGGGGCATGTCGGATTCGACCAGAGCATCGCCGCGCTGGCGCGCGGCCTCGAGTGGACGCTCGACGGCGTCGAGGTGGACCCGGTCGAGCGTGACCTGGTCGCCGGTACCGAAAGAGCGGGTGAACACCTGGCCGTTCCGGCTGGCACGGTCGCCGGCGTCGTACACCGGGCACGGGGTATGCGGGCCGGGGAGCCGGTCATCGAGCTAGCCACGCACTTCGGCATCTTCGGCGACGAGGACCACGTGGCCCGCGGTGACGCACTCACCATCGTCGGACGCGAGCAGACCATCGAGGTGATCGCGCCAGGCGGCTACGAGAGCTTCCTGTCGACGGTGGCCATGGCCTGTAACGCGGTATCCGCGGTCGTCGCGGCGGAGCCCGGTTTCCGGACCATCCTCGACCTCCCGGTCTCCGCCCTCGCCAGCAAGGGTGCTCGCACGGTGCGGACGGCCTGA
- a CDS encoding MarR family winged helix-turn-helix transcriptional regulator — MNETDRRALEIVLLEEEKSTTPGMLAERLGLTSAGVTIMLNRLEKQGYIVRSLHPTDRRRVIVMATEVADHRVRETVVPMIVETYKTLLSWYDSAELETIADFLTRVGELQRAHWQRLRDRAPYSKPEIPKMS; from the coding sequence GTGAACGAAACCGACCGGCGCGCACTGGAAATCGTCCTGCTCGAGGAGGAGAAGTCCACGACACCGGGAATGCTGGCCGAACGGCTCGGTCTCACCTCGGCAGGCGTCACCATCATGCTCAATCGGCTGGAGAAGCAGGGCTATATCGTCCGCTCGCTGCACCCGACCGACCGCCGGCGTGTCATCGTGATGGCCACCGAAGTCGCGGACCATCGCGTACGGGAAACCGTTGTCCCGATGATCGTCGAGACCTACAAGACGTTGCTGAGTTGGTACGACTCGGCCGAACTCGAAACAATCGCCGACTTCCTCACCCGCGTAGGCGAACTGCAGCGCGCGCACTGGCAACGGCTGCGGGACCGGGCGCCCTACTCGAAACCTGAAATCCCGAAAATGTCTTAG
- a CDS encoding SDR family oxidoreductase, translating into MQTARERRVALVTGGSRGIGAGIARRLAADGIRVAVTYTSTPERAEAIVAEFGPDNIAAIRADSSDPDAVDAAVARTVELFGRLDVVVANAGIAAVGRLNELGSDQIDRMLQVNVHGVLHTLRAALRHLSDDGRIITIGSVNADRAPFPGAAVYSMTKAALQGLVRGLARDLGPRGITVNNIQPGPTANDRMPADSPAAARLTERMALPRLGTPDEIGAMVCYLAGPDARFVTGTTLTIDGGFTA; encoded by the coding sequence ATGCAGACAGCTCGAGAACGCCGCGTAGCCCTGGTCACCGGAGGCTCCCGAGGGATCGGAGCCGGAATCGCGCGACGGCTCGCCGCCGACGGGATACGGGTTGCGGTGACCTACACCAGCACCCCTGAACGGGCCGAGGCGATCGTCGCCGAGTTCGGACCGGACAACATTGCCGCGATCCGCGCCGACAGCAGCGACCCCGACGCCGTGGACGCCGCGGTCGCGCGGACCGTGGAGCTGTTCGGGCGCTTGGACGTGGTGGTCGCCAACGCCGGGATCGCCGCGGTCGGGCGACTCAACGAACTCGGATCGGACCAGATCGACCGAATGCTGCAGGTCAACGTCCACGGGGTACTGCACACACTGCGGGCGGCGCTACGCCATCTGTCCGACGACGGCCGCATCATCACCATCGGCAGCGTCAACGCCGACCGCGCACCGTTCCCCGGCGCGGCGGTGTATTCCATGACCAAGGCCGCGCTCCAGGGACTGGTCCGCGGACTCGCCCGCGACTTGGGCCCACGCGGCATCACGGTCAACAACATCCAGCCCGGCCCCACCGCCAACGACCGCATGCCCGCCGACAGCCCCGCCGCCGCTCGCTTGACCGAGCGAATGGCCCTGCCGCGCTTGGGAACCCCCGACGAAATCGGCGCGATGGTCTGCTACCTCGCCGGACCCGACGCCCGTTTCGTCACCGGCACCACCCTCACCATCGACGGAGGTTTCACGGCATGA
- a CDS encoding ArsR/SmtB family transcription factor, translated as MSGVIDETHPGADELRLSAVLAALSDPARLAAVRALAAVDEVACTELQQRAGLTIGRSTFSYHQRVLREAGVLQARVRGARRMLSLRRDDLDANFPGLLDAVLDTAAEKL; from the coding sequence ATGAGCGGGGTCATCGACGAGACGCATCCGGGCGCGGACGAACTCCGGTTGTCGGCAGTGCTTGCGGCACTGTCGGATCCGGCGCGCCTGGCGGCGGTCCGCGCGCTCGCGGCCGTCGATGAGGTGGCCTGCACCGAACTGCAGCAGCGCGCGGGCCTGACCATCGGCCGCTCGACGTTCTCCTACCACCAGCGGGTGTTGCGCGAGGCCGGGGTCTTACAGGCGCGCGTCCGCGGCGCCCGGCGCATGCTCAGCCTGCGCCGCGACGACCTCGACGCCAACTTTCCCGGCCTGCTCGACGCCGTCCTCGACACGGCGGCCGAGAAGCTGTGA
- a CDS encoding family 43 glycosylhydrolase: MTVRAGRFHTIYDPSVGESQRWYINDHTVIRDESGRWHLFGITHTEPADPFDELEFAHATADDLRGPWTKHPSALVVDRDYGETHLWAPYVIRADGRYHMFYAGGGDDRTAAVICVATSDDLFEWTREPSGPVFRDGYDARDPMLAWIDDRWVMYYAATSSPTGGNYVVAYRTSTDLRTWSERRIAFTDPTSGTEAGNTESPFVLCHNGSWYLFIGPRPDYVGTDVFRSDNPYHFRIDDRVGHIAAHAAEVIDDGDLWITSCGWGQGGVSLAALEIGRTPPETAP, from the coding sequence GTGACAGTTCGGGCTGGGCGCTTCCACACCATCTACGACCCGAGCGTCGGCGAGTCGCAGCGGTGGTACATCAACGACCACACCGTCATTCGCGACGAATCGGGCCGCTGGCACCTGTTCGGCATCACGCATACCGAACCGGCGGATCCGTTCGACGAGCTCGAGTTCGCACACGCCACCGCCGACGACCTGCGCGGCCCGTGGACCAAACACCCATCGGCGTTGGTCGTGGACCGCGACTACGGGGAGACGCATCTGTGGGCGCCGTACGTGATCCGCGCCGACGGGCGCTACCACATGTTCTATGCGGGCGGAGGTGATGACCGCACGGCGGCGGTGATCTGCGTGGCCACCTCCGACGACCTGTTCGAGTGGACCCGCGAACCGTCCGGGCCGGTGTTCCGCGACGGGTACGACGCCCGCGACCCCATGCTCGCGTGGATCGACGACCGCTGGGTGATGTACTACGCCGCGACGAGTTCGCCGACGGGCGGCAACTATGTGGTCGCGTACCGCACCAGTACCGATCTGCGCACCTGGAGCGAGCGGCGCATCGCGTTCACCGACCCCACCTCGGGAACCGAGGCGGGTAACACCGAGTCTCCGTTCGTCTTGTGCCACAACGGTTCCTGGTATCTGTTCATCGGCCCGCGGCCCGATTACGTCGGCACCGACGTGTTCCGCAGCGACAACCCCTACCATTTCCGGATCGACGATCGTGTCGGCCACATCGCCGCACACGCCGCCGAGGTGATCGACGACGGCGACCTGTGGATCACCAGTTGCGGCTGGGGGCAGGGCGGAGTGTCGCTGGCAGCCCTCGAGATCGGGAGAACTCCACCGGAAACCGCGCCCTGA
- a CDS encoding L-fucose/L-arabinose isomerase family protein translates to MARIGVISISDGRDYVHEGIAEFIRTNEDQLVAELTSAGHEVVRGSAPVSTNTLAVSVAREVASAGVDLTVLHYAVWAFPHFTMLVQGATPGALLLLSNIDPVQPGMVGMLAAGGALDQIGRTHTRLWGDPADPDLIAKIGVQAVAASAVSNLRGSTFGRFGGRPMGMNTAVANTDQWQRIFGVDVEEIDQWEIVRRAELADAAEVSKARTWLEETTAGVHYDGDKLTPELLERQIRSYLAVRELIDEWNIDFSGIKGQPELTQYFATMDITEAFLNDPYDWNGPKPTHVCATEADMDGALTMQLLKQISQTPVLFADVRHYHADRDIWDLCNSGQHATWFAARSDDPAENLSRVHLFPEVFFFPAGGASVHHLAAPGQMTFGRLTRNDGNYRMQLMLGDFETYDDATNDELMSRSTREWPHAFARLDARAEDFLSRFGANHIHAVPGDHRATVRAACDLLGVTVDEFTR, encoded by the coding sequence GTGGCACGTATCGGTGTGATCAGCATTTCCGACGGACGCGACTATGTGCACGAGGGCATAGCCGAGTTCATCCGTACCAACGAAGACCAGCTCGTCGCCGAACTGACCTCCGCCGGACACGAGGTGGTGCGCGGTTCCGCACCGGTCAGCACCAACACTCTCGCCGTCTCGGTGGCCCGCGAAGTCGCCTCGGCCGGAGTCGATCTCACGGTGCTGCACTACGCGGTGTGGGCGTTTCCGCACTTCACGATGCTCGTGCAGGGCGCCACGCCGGGTGCGTTGCTGCTGCTGTCCAATATCGACCCGGTGCAGCCCGGAATGGTCGGGATGCTGGCGGCCGGGGGAGCGCTGGATCAGATCGGCCGCACGCACACCCGGCTGTGGGGCGACCCGGCCGATCCGGACCTGATCGCGAAGATCGGAGTGCAGGCCGTGGCGGCGTCGGCGGTGTCGAACTTGCGGGGCTCGACGTTCGGCCGGTTCGGCGGCAGGCCGATGGGAATGAACACCGCGGTCGCGAATACCGATCAGTGGCAACGCATTTTCGGTGTCGACGTCGAGGAGATCGACCAGTGGGAGATCGTTCGCCGCGCCGAACTGGCCGACGCCGCTGAGGTATCGAAGGCCCGGACCTGGCTCGAGGAGACCACCGCGGGCGTGCACTACGACGGCGACAAACTCACTCCCGAGCTGCTGGAGCGCCAGATCCGCTCCTACCTCGCGGTGCGCGAGCTGATCGACGAGTGGAATATCGACTTCTCCGGCATCAAGGGCCAGCCCGAACTCACCCAGTACTTCGCCACCATGGACATCACCGAGGCGTTCCTCAACGACCCGTACGACTGGAACGGCCCGAAGCCGACGCACGTGTGCGCGACCGAGGCCGACATGGACGGCGCGCTGACCATGCAACTGCTCAAACAGATCTCGCAGACACCGGTGCTGTTCGCCGATGTCCGCCACTACCACGCCGACCGCGACATCTGGGATCTGTGCAACTCCGGCCAGCACGCCACCTGGTTCGCCGCCCGCAGCGACGATCCGGCGGAGAACCTGTCCCGGGTCCATCTGTTCCCCGAGGTGTTCTTCTTCCCCGCCGGTGGGGCATCCGTCCACCATCTCGCGGCGCCGGGGCAGATGACTTTCGGCCGCCTGACGCGCAACGACGGAAACTACCGGATGCAGTTGATGCTCGGTGATTTCGAGACCTACGACGACGCCACCAACGACGAGCTGATGAGCCGGTCGACCCGCGAATGGCCGCACGCGTTCGCGCGGCTGGACGCTCGGGCCGAGGATTTCCTGTCCCGGTTCGGCGCCAACCACATTCACGCCGTACCCGGTGACCATCGCGCGACGGTGCGGGCCGCGTGTGATCTGCTGGGCGTCACCGTGGACGAATTCACTCGGTGA
- a CDS encoding FGGY-family carbohydrate kinase: MFIGIDIGTSGSKGVLTDAEGTVLARAERPHEVSMPRPGWVEHDAESVWWADFVAIARELVDAAAGGRLEGLGISGIGPCLLPADAQGNPLRPAILYGVDTRATAEIAELADELGDAVLERAGSPLTSQAVGPKLRWLARHEPEVYARTRMLLMASSFLVHRLTGRYVLDHQSASQCVPMYDLRKRDWASDWAEHCAPGLPLPELAWPTETVGRVTAEGAAATGLPEGLPVTTGTVDAWAEAASVGVCAPGDAMVMYGTTMFLVQILTQPRPHPGLWGTCGAWPETYALAAGMATSGAVTDWLRRLVGGEFGDLVTEAGKVPAGSRGLLMLPYFAGERTPLFDPDARGIVAGLTTSHGRAELYRAALEATGYGVRHNLEAMSDAGGRARRLVAVGGGTKGGLWTRIVSDVTGLPQELPAETIGACLGDALLAAEASGVDTSGWNPVTSIVEPDAERQAIYDQYYRRYRELYESTADIAHFLAAEQHRTASHG, translated from the coding sequence ATGTTCATCGGAATCGACATCGGCACATCCGGTTCCAAGGGTGTGCTGACCGACGCCGAAGGCACGGTCCTCGCTCGCGCCGAGCGTCCGCACGAGGTGTCGATGCCGCGTCCGGGCTGGGTCGAGCACGACGCGGAATCGGTGTGGTGGGCGGATTTCGTCGCCATCGCCCGTGAATTGGTCGATGCCGCCGCCGGTGGTCGGCTGGAGGGACTCGGAATCAGCGGTATCGGCCCGTGCCTGCTGCCCGCCGACGCACAGGGAAATCCGCTGCGACCGGCCATCCTGTACGGCGTCGACACCCGCGCGACCGCCGAAATCGCCGAACTGGCAGACGAATTGGGCGACGCGGTGCTCGAACGGGCCGGATCGCCGTTGACCAGCCAGGCCGTCGGGCCGAAGCTGCGGTGGCTGGCGCGGCACGAGCCGGAGGTCTACGCGCGCACCCGCATGCTGCTCATGGCGAGTTCCTTTCTCGTGCACCGGTTGACCGGGCGATATGTACTCGACCACCAATCGGCGAGCCAGTGCGTGCCCATGTACGACCTGCGTAAACGAGATTGGGCGAGCGACTGGGCCGAGCACTGCGCCCCCGGGCTGCCACTGCCCGAACTCGCCTGGCCCACCGAGACAGTCGGCCGGGTGACCGCGGAAGGTGCTGCCGCGACCGGACTTCCGGAGGGCCTGCCGGTCACCACCGGCACCGTCGACGCCTGGGCCGAGGCCGCCAGCGTCGGCGTGTGCGCGCCCGGCGATGCGATGGTCATGTACGGCACCACGATGTTCCTGGTACAGATCCTCACCCAGCCGCGCCCGCACCCCGGCCTGTGGGGCACCTGCGGCGCGTGGCCGGAAACCTATGCGCTGGCGGCGGGAATGGCCACCTCGGGCGCGGTCACCGATTGGCTGCGCCGCCTGGTCGGCGGAGAATTCGGCGACCTGGTCACGGAGGCGGGCAAGGTTCCGGCAGGCAGCCGGGGCCTGTTGATGCTGCCGTATTTCGCCGGTGAACGAACACCCCTGTTCGATCCCGACGCTCGCGGCATCGTCGCCGGACTCACCACCAGCCACGGCCGCGCCGAACTGTATCGCGCTGCCCTGGAAGCAACCGGATACGGAGTGCGGCACAACCTGGAGGCCATGTCCGACGCCGGTGGCCGCGCTCGCCGCCTGGTCGCGGTCGGTGGCGGCACCAAAGGCGGCCTGTGGACCCGGATCGTGTCCGATGTGACCGGTCTGCCGCAGGAACTACCGGCGGAGACCATCGGCGCGTGCCTCGGCGATGCCCTGCTCGCCGCGGAGGCTTCCGGTGTCGACACCTCCGGCTGGAATCCGGTGACGTCGATCGTGGAACCGGACGCCGAACGGCAAGCGATCTACGACCAGTACTACCGGCGCTACCGCGAACTCTACGAATCGACCGCCGACATCGCGCATTTCCTTGCCGCAGAACAACATCGGACAGCGTCCCATGGCTGA
- a CDS encoding glycoside hydrolase family 172 protein, translated as MDELWRLDQARTRSVSPENPTGAAGAGGRADTGTGSHAARDLGVGWKVSPSIDLAAGTTVTLADVSGPGVIRHFWLTTDRTALRRLRLSFTWDDEPQPSIDVPLGDFFCNGWDELALVSSEMVVVAPAGGLNSFWPMPFRERARVTLHNPTERSVPVYYQLTYDETEVGGDAGYLHCQRRQSNPLGMPAVHTIVDEIRGRGRYVGTYLAIAPNAPGWWGEGEIKFHLDGDDDFPTICGTGTEDYFGGAWNFDLDGVYRDYSSPYLGLHQVLPHDEIYTPKQRFGMYRWHVRDPIRFHEELRVTLQALGWQDEDTNARYLPLADADIATTAWWYQERGR; from the coding sequence ATGGATGAACTCTGGCGACTCGACCAGGCACGCACCCGCTCGGTCAGCCCGGAGAACCCAACCGGCGCGGCGGGCGCGGGCGGGCGAGCGGACACCGGCACCGGCTCGCACGCGGCACGCGATCTCGGTGTGGGCTGGAAGGTGTCCCCGTCGATCGACCTGGCCGCCGGTACGACCGTGACCCTGGCCGACGTATCCGGGCCGGGAGTGATCCGCCACTTCTGGCTGACTACCGACCGCACAGCACTGCGCCGGTTGAGATTGAGCTTCACGTGGGACGACGAGCCGCAGCCGTCCATCGACGTGCCGCTGGGCGATTTCTTCTGCAACGGCTGGGACGAACTGGCGCTGGTGAGCTCGGAGATGGTGGTGGTCGCACCCGCCGGCGGGCTGAACAGCTTCTGGCCCATGCCGTTTCGAGAACGCGCTCGCGTCACCCTCCACAATCCGACCGAACGATCGGTGCCGGTCTATTATCAGCTCACGTACGACGAGACCGAGGTAGGCGGGGACGCGGGCTACCTGCATTGCCAACGGCGACAGAGCAATCCGCTCGGCATGCCGGCGGTACACACCATCGTCGACGAGATCCGCGGCCGGGGACGCTACGTCGGCACCTATCTCGCGATCGCACCGAATGCACCGGGTTGGTGGGGCGAGGGCGAGATCAAGTTCCATCTCGACGGCGACGACGACTTCCCGACCATCTGCGGCACCGGCACCGAGGACTACTTCGGCGGCGCCTGGAACTTCGACCTCGACGGCGTCTACCGTGACTACTCCAGTCCCTATCTCGGCCTGCACCAGGTACTTCCGCACGACGAGATCTACACGCCGAAACAACGATTCGGCATGTACCGCTGGCACGTCCGCGACCCCATCCGCTTCCACGAGGAACTGCGTGTCACCCTGCAAGCGCTGGGCTGGCAGGACGAGGATACGAACGCCCGGTATCTGCCGTTGGCGGACGCCGACATCGCCACCACCGCATGGTGGTACCAGGAAAGGGGACGGTAG
- a CDS encoding zinc-dependent alcohol dehydrogenase family protein: MRALVIEKPGEYSVQTIPDPTPAPGEVVIEVAAVGICGTDIHIVEGEFPPTPYPIVPGHEFCGEIADGPRSGEKVAVDPSLFCGACHYCRIGRGNLCERWGAIGDTVNGAMAEYVAVPEANCYPLPADLPASHGALVEPLSCAVHGFDVLPRTLGAHYLIYGAGTMGLMMLQLAVTAGATSVSVVDLNTDRLQVARTLGADAIATNADEFDRPHGWEVVIDCTGAIPAIEDGLTRVRRGGTYQQFGVAPGDATASFSPFRIYNDEITVVGSMAVVHSFGRAVDLMCKGAINADTMITHTFALDQFSEALQAFRDGIGRKIQIAPRG; the protein is encoded by the coding sequence ATGCGCGCGCTGGTGATCGAGAAACCCGGCGAGTACTCGGTGCAGACGATTCCCGACCCGACGCCCGCCCCGGGCGAAGTGGTCATCGAGGTGGCCGCGGTAGGAATCTGCGGCACCGACATCCACATAGTGGAAGGCGAATTCCCGCCCACGCCATACCCGATCGTTCCCGGCCACGAGTTCTGCGGCGAGATCGCCGACGGTCCTCGGTCCGGTGAGAAAGTGGCTGTCGACCCGTCACTGTTCTGCGGCGCCTGCCACTACTGCCGCATCGGTCGCGGCAACCTCTGCGAACGCTGGGGCGCGATCGGTGACACGGTGAACGGCGCCATGGCCGAATACGTCGCGGTCCCGGAGGCGAACTGCTACCCGCTGCCCGCCGATCTGCCCGCCTCGCACGGCGCCTTGGTGGAACCGCTGTCGTGCGCGGTACACGGATTCGACGTTCTACCAAGAACACTCGGCGCGCACTATCTGATCTACGGCGCGGGCACCATGGGCCTGATGATGCTGCAACTAGCGGTGACCGCAGGCGCCACCTCGGTATCGGTGGTGGACCTCAATACCGACCGCTTGCAGGTAGCCCGCACACTGGGCGCCGACGCAATAGCCACGAACGCCGACGAATTCGACCGCCCGCACGGCTGGGAAGTCGTCATCGACTGCACCGGCGCGATCCCGGCCATCGAAGACGGCCTGACCCGAGTCCGCCGCGGCGGCACCTACCAGCAGTTCGGCGTCGCCCCCGGCGACGCGACGGCCTCTTTCTCACCCTTCCGCATCTACAACGACGAAATCACCGTCGTCGGCTCGATGGCAGTGGTCCACAGCTTCGGCCGCGCCGTAGACCTCATGTGCAAGGGCGCGATCAACGCCGACACCATGATCACCCACACCTTCGCCCTCGACCAGTTCTCGGAAGCCCTGCAAGCCTTCCGCGACGGCATAGGCCGCAAGATTCAGATCGCCCCGCGCGGATAG